One stretch of Vulpes lagopus strain Blue_001 chromosome X, ASM1834538v1, whole genome shotgun sequence DNA includes these proteins:
- the TREX2 gene encoding three prime repair exonuclease 2, whose amino-acid sequence MAGEGLGHRMERVPGPGQRAWSVGHWGIPVTLAFRSCASCSGSFRLRCPCERVTMSEAPRAETFVFLDLEATGLPNIDPEVAEISLFAVHRSSLENPDRDESGAPVVPRVLDKLTLCMSPERPFTAKASEITGLSSDSLARCRKAGFDHAVVRTLQAFLSRQEGPVCLVAHNGFDYDFPLLCTELRRLGAHLPPDTTCLDTLPALRSLDRAHSHGTRAQGCKGYSLGSLFRRYFRAEPSAAHSAEGDVHTLLMVFLHRAAELLGWADERARSWAHIEPMYVPPDGPSVEA is encoded by the coding sequence ATGGCCGGGGAGGGACTGGGGCACAGGATGGAGAGGGTGCCTGGCCCTGGACAGAGGGCTTGGAGCGTCGGCCACTGGGGCATCCCTGTCACTTTGGCCTTCAGGTCTTGTGCCTCTTGCTCCGGCAGCTTTAGGCTTCGCTGTCCCTGTGAGCGCGTCACCATGTCCGAGGCGCCCCGGGCCGAGACTTTCGTCTTCCTGGATCTGGAAGCCACTGGGCTCCCCAATATAGATCCCGAGGTGGCCGAGATCTCCCTGTTTGCGGTGCACCGCTCGTCCCTGGAGAACCCGGACCGTGACGAGTCCGGGGCCCCCGTGGTGCCCCGGGTCCTGGACAAGCTGACGCTGTGCATGAGTCCGGAGCGCCCGTTCACCGCCAAGGCCAGCGAGATCACCGGCCTGAGCAGCGACAGCCTGGCGCGGTGCCGGAAGGCCGGCTTCGACCACGCCGTGGTGCGGACGCTGCAGGCCTTCCTGAGCCGCCAGGAGGGCCCTGTCTGCCTCGTGGCCCACAACGGCTTCGATTACGACTTCCCGCTGCTGTGCACGGAGCTGCGGCGCCTGGGCGCCCACCTGCCCCCGGACACCACGTGCCTCGATACGCTGCCCGCGCTGCGGAGCCTGGACCGCGCCCACAGCCACGGCACCCGGGCCCAGGGCTGCAAGGGCTATAGCCTGGGCAGCCTCTTCCGCCGCTACTTCCGGGCAGAGCCCAGTGCAGCCCACTCGGCCGAGGGCGATGTGCACACCCTGCTCATGGTCTTCCTGCACCGCGCCGCTGAGCTGCTGGGCTGGGCAGACGAGCGGGCCCGAAGCTGGGCCCACATCGAGCCCATGTACGTGCCACCTGATGGCCCGAGTGTTGAAGCCTGA